The Tolypothrix sp. PCC 7712 region CAGGGGGCGGTAAAGTCACTCCCCAGCCTCCTGTAGAGTATCGTTACACTGGCGAGGTATTCTTAGAAATTTTTTGTAACCCTAATATTTGGCCTACTCCCTTCGCTGCTAAAGTCTTACTCACAGTCCGCGATGTCAGCATTCGTTTAACAACAGAAGCGGAACTGACTCGTGTGATTGAAGATGTTAATCAGTACTTGGAACAAGTTGGATGAAGAGTGCTGAGTGCTGAGTTAAAAGACTGCACACAAGGGGAGAGGCTAGCACCAAGGGAGTTTTCCCAGGAACAACTTGTGGGGCATTTATCAAGTGCGAGCATTACTGAGTACTATTGTTGCTACTCAAAACTCAGTAATGAGTATGGTCAAAACTCTGTCAGCTAATGTTTATTAATCTCTATCTTCCCTGAAAAATTACCGGAGCAGTTGAATGGGATAACTGCCCCGGTTAGGGAATGTACATACTATATTCAGGGCGACATCGGATGTAAACAAGGATAGATTCCCGATGCGATCGCTACTGGTAAAGTTGTATAAATTAGACTCTAATGCTTCGTCTTAATCAGAAATTAAAGATTCTGGATGGGAAATTTTCATTAAAAACAGAGATGATCCCAAAAATTTTTCACTTGAATTATTTGTTGTCAGGCTCAATATGCAACACCAAGTTCCTATCCAAAATCAGGAATTAATGTTTGATTAGTCGTTGTCCCATTCTTCACGACCAATCAAATCGCCAATGCGATCGCGTAACAAAAAGTCACATTTTTCTAATTCACATTCAACGCAAACCCACTCTCTCGCAGGGATGTATTGACAGAGTGTATATATTGGCTGTTGTCGGCTGACCATTCCCTTTTGCACCAGTCGGCGTGCTTCATCTTGAATTACATCTAAAGAGTAGTAACTGATAGAGGGCACCGTATTCACACTCATGATTTTTACTCACAAATTACACGTAGATAGTGTTCCCGATATTTACTTGGAACAAACATTACAAGGATTAGGCTTGTGGCTAAGGTTTTGTAGTTTGCTATACGGAACTAATTCCATTTTGACGCTACATACCCTCAAATTATCTAAAGAAATGTAAATAAAGTCAACATTTTCTGACATTTATGTTGAATGGGCTTCATATAAGAATATCAGGGTAGTCAACATCACCTGTTCAAGAAATTTTAGGTTTGCTATTTAAAAGGGTTTAAAGGCTTGCTGTTAAAGGTTTAAAGCTTAATTGGTTCATTAGGAATAGTACAGAAGAAGGACTTCTGCACCATAAAACCTGATCTAGCTTTGCGGCTATTTGTATATAAATAATAGCTAGGAATCTCTAGCAGCAGAGATTAAGGTATAAAGTGTTGCCTAATACAAGCGTATACCCTACACCAGAAAAGCTTGCAGCATCTCATCTGTTAATGATTTCTTAAAGAATTTCGCATTTACTGTGTTAACTGGGACACAAAATATAACAATAAAATTTGTCATTTAGTTTTCATGTTTGGTGTTGGTTATTTTTCCCCTAGCTTGAAAGTGCTGAGTGCTGAGTTTTGAGTACACATCCATTGAGACTTTCATGCAAAGCTGTTGAAATTTTTTTCATTGGGACTGTTTGCTCATCCTCCATTACCCACTACCCACATTGAAACAGACGTTATGTGGTTACGTCTGTAAACAGTTTGGCGAATTTCTTGGTATGAGATTGTTTGCGAAGTTACTTTGTTGTTTAAATTACTTATTCCGCAAAATCATCATCATAGTCGTCCGAATTGTTGTCATCCTCTCCTGACAATTTTTCGGATGGGCGGTCAGTTTTGAGTTGATTCAATAACGTCAGTACTCTTGTACCGCGTTCTAAAGAACGGTCTTCGATAAATATTACTTCTGGTGTACGACGCAACCTTACCCTAGCACCCAGTTCGCTGCGGACGTAACCTGTTGCTGACTTCAAGCCAGCCATTGTTTCTGCTTTAGCTTCTTCTGTGCCATAGATACTGACGTAAATTTTGGCGTGTTGTAAATCGCCAGAGACATCAACATCGGTAACACTTACCATTCCTGTACCCACACGGTCATCCTTAATCCCGTTAAGTAGCATTTGGCTAACTTCCCGTTTGATCAATTCAGCAACGCGGGAAACGCGGCGATTTGTAGCCATAAAAATTACGCCTCCTCACAGAGGTTGAACAACATCAATAAAAATATAAATGCAATTTTGGGAGGACAGTGCTTGACATTGACAATGCTGTGAGCAATTGTCTTTAGGGTAGCCTCCCTAGAACCCTTGTTTAAATTGTACTTAAGCCCAGCATTGCACGCAGGGTAAAAGTAATAAAGGCTAGCCCGCCAATAAAGAAACCTAAAAGAGCAATCAAAGTCACTGGACGTTTTAACAATGGAAACAAAGGCTCAAGCGTGTTCAAAAAAATACCTAAGATGAGCGAAATTAAGTAGCGGGGGTAGCGCAGGACGTTCTCCCAAAATCCATCAAACATTTATTTAGACTGCCTTGCTATCGACTATAAGTTTGTTTTCATCTGCTTGTTTAACCTAATTGTAATCGATAGCGTATGAAAATTAATAAATTCCGATAAAATATGATTCTCAGTTATATTAGTTAGATTTCGTAAATTTAAGTTCTAATGAAATGGTAAGTCAAATTCCCCAAGAAATTTGCCCGCGTCCGTTTTTGAAGTGGGCGGGTGGTAAAAGTCGGTTAATTCAGCAATATATCCCTTATTTACCAAAAAAATATAAGACTTACTATGAGCCATTTATTGGTGGTGGTGCAGTTTTTTTCTACTTAAAACCTCAGACGGCAGTTTTAACTGATATTAACGCAGAATTAATTACTACTTATCGTTGTGTTCGCGACAAAGTTGAGGAATT contains the following coding sequences:
- a CDS encoding DUF751 family protein — protein: MFDGFWENVLRYPRYLISLILGIFLNTLEPLFPLLKRPVTLIALLGFFIGGLAFITFTLRAMLGLSTI
- the rbfA gene encoding 30S ribosome-binding factor RbfA — translated: MATNRRVSRVAELIKREVSQMLLNGIKDDRVGTGMVSVTDVDVSGDLQHAKIYVSIYGTEEAKAETMAGLKSATGYVRSELGARVRLRRTPEVIFIEDRSLERGTRVLTLLNQLKTDRPSEKLSGEDDNNSDDYDDDFAE
- a CDS encoding DUF4327 family protein, with amino-acid sequence MSVNTVPSISYYSLDVIQDEARRLVQKGMVSRQQPIYTLCQYIPAREWVCVECELEKCDFLLRDRIGDLIGREEWDND